From a region of the Rhodococcus sp. 4CII genome:
- a CDS encoding YibE/F family protein translates to MSEFHGHGHGHGHGHSDGPAPMGPVAAKVVVGLLVAIGVAVLAGAIALWPGTPSVDVEQPFQSAQGGAVVTESGTVTMQNIGDCGSPSAGRAFTGAPLPPPAGAYECQRSIVDIESGPNSGTQTLLEIIPGPGQPDLRVGENIRLARQTDVNGTTEYSFEDFARGLPVTLIALAFAVVVIAVARWRGFRALVGIVVSFGVLVLFTLPALLDGQPAIPVALVSGAVILYAVLYLAHGVSLRTSSALLGTLASMLLAAVLSYATIEMTRLTGLSEEQNTNVQTYIQHVSITGLLLAGFIIGSLGVLNDVTITQAASAFELASLDPGASRRQIFGSAMRVGRDHIASTVYTLVLAYAGGALPLLLLFTVAGRSIQDVLLSDAVAIEIVRSAVGGIALALSVPLTTAIAVMLARPIGAGPSGAAPAVKPSRGGRHSK, encoded by the coding sequence ATGAGCGAATTCCACGGACACGGACACGGCCACGGCCACGGCCACAGTGACGGTCCGGCGCCGATGGGTCCGGTGGCCGCGAAGGTGGTCGTCGGACTCCTCGTCGCCATCGGTGTCGCGGTGCTCGCCGGCGCGATCGCGTTGTGGCCCGGCACGCCGAGCGTCGACGTCGAGCAGCCGTTCCAGAGCGCCCAGGGTGGTGCGGTGGTGACGGAGTCGGGCACGGTCACGATGCAGAACATCGGCGACTGCGGGAGTCCGTCCGCGGGTCGCGCGTTCACGGGTGCGCCGCTGCCGCCGCCCGCGGGCGCGTACGAGTGCCAGCGCAGCATCGTCGACATCGAGTCCGGTCCGAACAGCGGCACCCAGACGCTGCTCGAGATCATTCCCGGACCCGGTCAGCCCGACCTGCGGGTGGGCGAGAACATCCGGTTGGCCCGCCAGACGGATGTGAACGGGACGACGGAGTACTCGTTCGAGGATTTTGCCCGCGGCCTGCCCGTCACCCTCATCGCACTCGCATTTGCTGTGGTGGTGATCGCGGTGGCGCGCTGGCGCGGGTTCCGCGCGCTGGTCGGCATCGTCGTCTCGTTCGGCGTGCTCGTTCTGTTCACCCTTCCGGCGCTACTGGACGGACAGCCGGCGATCCCGGTGGCTCTCGTCTCCGGCGCCGTGATCCTGTACGCCGTGTTGTACCTGGCGCACGGTGTGTCACTGCGCACCAGTTCGGCGTTGCTGGGCACGCTCGCGTCGATGCTCCTGGCGGCGGTCCTCTCCTACGCGACCATCGAGATGACGCGTCTGACCGGGCTGTCCGAGGAGCAGAACACCAACGTCCAGACGTACATTCAGCACGTCAGCATCACCGGGCTTCTGCTGGCCGGGTTCATCATCGGCTCGCTGGGTGTGCTCAACGACGTGACCATCACGCAGGCCGCGTCGGCGTTCGAACTGGCGTCGCTGGACCCGGGCGCCTCCCGGCGTCAGATCTTCGGTTCGGCGATGCGGGTCGGCCGCGATCACATCGCCAGCACCGTCTACACCCTCGTCCTGGCCTATGCGGGCGGCGCGCTGCCGCTGTTGTTGCTGTTCACGGTGGCAGGGCGGTCGATCCAGGACGTGCTGCTCAGCGACGCCGTCGCCATCGAGATCGTGCGGTCCGCGGTCGGCGGCATCGCCCTGGCGCTGTCGGTTCCGCTGACCACCGCGATCGCGGTGATGTTGGCGCGGCCGATCGGCGCGGGTCCGTCGGGTGCGGCGCCCGCGGTGAAACCGTCACGGGGTGGCCGCCACTCCAAGTAG
- a CDS encoding dynamin family protein, with protein sequence MSVTRLGSQTRQLIDAARHELRGDPASVEELGLCSARLEEPLRVALTGTLKAGKSTLLNALVGEEIAPTDATECTRVVTWFEQSATPRIDLTHDSGRRTRLPVHRDEGRLSLDLGGVTADRVEKLQVGWPSALLGEFTLVDTPGTSSNSRDVSARTRALLLPEDRPCDVDAVVYLTRGTDGADVRLLDQLQTRVGTAAGPLGIVGVLSRADEVKGGRERNLDAARAAADDAGRRVERSLLPVSGLLALRGRTLRQTEFDDLAVLATVPDGTLEAALRSITRFTADDAELLVPSPQRSALLDLFGLFGIRFAVMLIRTGATDAPALARELTAHSGLDDLRRTLHLQFGQRSTELKAHSALRSLKSVLARTPSSASRSLSRAADRLLADTHVFRELRVLSGLRTGGLRLRDADVVLLERVLGGEGMSPHIRLGMPADAAPEQISRVALTALRFWRSQAGRPTIDTATVQACACAARSCEALLAR encoded by the coding sequence ATGAGCGTCACGCGTCTCGGGTCGCAGACCCGCCAGCTGATCGATGCCGCCCGGCACGAACTGCGCGGCGATCCCGCGTCCGTCGAGGAACTCGGGCTGTGCAGCGCCCGACTCGAGGAGCCGCTCCGCGTCGCCCTCACCGGCACCCTGAAAGCCGGGAAGTCGACGCTCCTCAACGCTCTCGTCGGCGAGGAGATCGCGCCGACGGACGCCACCGAATGCACCCGGGTCGTCACCTGGTTCGAGCAGTCCGCCACACCGCGCATCGACCTCACCCACGACTCCGGACGCCGGACGCGACTGCCGGTGCACCGAGACGAAGGGCGGCTGTCCCTGGACCTGGGCGGCGTCACCGCGGATCGTGTGGAGAAACTGCAGGTGGGCTGGCCGTCGGCGCTGCTCGGCGAATTCACGCTCGTCGACACCCCCGGAACGTCGTCGAACTCGCGGGACGTGTCGGCCCGCACCCGGGCGCTGCTGCTCCCCGAGGACAGGCCCTGCGACGTCGACGCCGTCGTCTACCTGACTCGCGGCACCGACGGCGCGGACGTGCGGTTACTCGACCAACTCCAGACCCGGGTCGGGACCGCGGCGGGCCCGCTCGGCATCGTCGGCGTGTTGTCCCGGGCCGACGAGGTGAAGGGTGGTCGCGAACGCAACCTCGACGCCGCCCGGGCCGCCGCGGACGACGCGGGCCGCCGGGTTGAGCGGAGCCTGCTCCCGGTGTCGGGACTTCTCGCGCTCCGCGGTCGCACGCTGCGCCAAACCGAGTTCGACGACCTCGCCGTACTCGCCACCGTCCCGGACGGCACACTCGAGGCGGCGCTGCGCTCGATCACGCGATTCACCGCGGACGACGCGGAGCTCCTTGTGCCGTCCCCGCAGCGGAGCGCCCTCCTCGACCTCTTCGGCCTGTTCGGAATCCGGTTCGCGGTCATGCTGATTCGCACCGGTGCGACCGACGCGCCGGCCCTGGCCCGGGAACTGACGGCGCACAGTGGCCTCGACGACCTCCGTCGGACGCTGCATCTGCAGTTCGGTCAACGAAGCACCGAACTGAAGGCGCATTCGGCCCTCCGCTCGCTGAAGTCGGTGCTGGCGCGGACACCGTCGTCGGCCAGCCGCAGCCTCAGCCGGGCGGCGGATCGGCTGCTTGCCGACACCCACGTGTTCCGAGAGTTGCGGGTGCTGTCGGGTCTGCGCACCGGCGGTCTGCGATTGCGGGACGCCGATGTCGTGCTCCTCGAGCGGGTGCTCGGCGGCGAGGGCATGTCGCCGCACATCCGCCTCGGCATGCCCGCCGACGCCGCCCCGGAGCAGATTTCCCGGGTCGCGCTGACCGCCCTCAGGTTCTGGCGGTCGCAGGCCGGCCGGCCGACGATCGACACGGCGACGGTTCAGGCGTGCGCGTGCGCGGCGCGTTCCTGCGAGGCCCTGCTCGCGCGATGA
- a CDS encoding prolyl oligopeptidase family serine peptidase — protein MTSAPYGSWPSPIAAADLASSGHPVEGGRYVGDDVWWAELRPSEGGRVAVRRLGLDDEPEDVLPAPWNARTRVHEYGGGAWTVTDAGHLVFAEFGDQRLYLLEGGTPVPLTPEPPRPCSLRYGDLSVVDGEVWAVRETHDTDGGVARDICVIPLDGSAAGDAHRVRSVVAGSDFLANPRLSPDRRHLAWIAWDHPQMPWDGTELRVVPIEGGRVTGQVRTLLGGTEESVLQPEWSGPAELYTISDRSGWWNLYRVGIDDPEPVALCPMDADFGGALWMLGGRWHTRRDDGTLLTVRTFGTDTLAVLDPATGSLEDIPLDGLTSVVLGDRNGNRILLLTGGAQTPAGLRELDLDTGELRTVRLSVTDLPESAYLPEARTLTFQGAEREVHVIAYPPRHPRYQGEDGELPPYVAFVHGGPTSRVAPSLNPVFAFFTSRGIGVVDVNYGGSTGYGREYRNRLRGQWGVVDVEDVVTAVTGLADAGMADPRRLAIEGGSAGGWTVLAALTTSDVFACGASYFGVAELDGFVKETHDFESRYIDGLIGPLPESADLYAERAPLNNVAGLNCPVLLLQGLDDPIVPPSQAERFRDALVEKGIPHAYLEYEGESHGFRKLATLISSRNAELSFYGQVLGFEPPDIPRLELWRPESA, from the coding sequence ATGACCTCTGCGCCCTACGGTTCCTGGCCCTCTCCGATCGCGGCGGCGGATCTCGCCTCCAGTGGACACCCCGTCGAGGGCGGCCGCTATGTGGGCGACGACGTGTGGTGGGCGGAACTTCGACCCAGTGAGGGCGGCCGGGTCGCGGTGCGGCGCCTCGGACTCGACGACGAACCGGAGGACGTCCTGCCCGCGCCGTGGAACGCGCGCACCCGCGTCCACGAGTACGGCGGCGGCGCCTGGACCGTCACCGACGCCGGCCACCTGGTGTTCGCCGAGTTCGGCGATCAGCGTCTGTATCTGCTGGAAGGCGGAACACCGGTGCCGCTGACACCGGAACCGCCGCGGCCCTGCTCGCTGCGGTACGGCGACCTGTCGGTGGTCGACGGCGAGGTGTGGGCCGTGCGCGAGACACACGACACGGACGGCGGCGTCGCCCGCGACATCTGCGTGATTCCGCTGGACGGTTCGGCGGCAGGCGACGCCCACCGGGTGCGGTCCGTCGTCGCCGGCTCGGATTTCCTGGCCAACCCGCGGCTGTCGCCGGACCGCAGGCACCTCGCCTGGATCGCGTGGGACCACCCCCAGATGCCGTGGGACGGTACCGAGCTCAGGGTCGTGCCGATCGAGGGCGGCCGGGTGACCGGGCAGGTGCGTACCCTTCTCGGCGGCACCGAGGAATCGGTGCTGCAACCGGAATGGTCCGGGCCCGCCGAGCTGTACACGATCAGCGACCGCAGCGGCTGGTGGAACCTCTACCGGGTCGGGATCGACGACCCCGAGCCGGTGGCGTTGTGCCCGATGGACGCCGACTTCGGCGGTGCGCTGTGGATGCTCGGCGGCCGGTGGCACACCCGCCGCGACGACGGCACCCTGCTCACCGTCCGGACGTTCGGCACCGACACACTCGCCGTCCTGGATCCGGCGACCGGTTCGCTGGAGGACATCCCGCTCGACGGCCTTACCAGCGTGGTACTCGGGGATCGCAACGGCAACCGGATCCTGCTGCTCACCGGCGGTGCGCAGACGCCGGCGGGCCTGCGCGAACTCGACCTCGACACCGGCGAACTCCGGACCGTCCGGCTGTCCGTCACCGACCTGCCCGAATCGGCGTATCTCCCCGAGGCGCGGACGCTGACGTTCCAGGGCGCCGAACGCGAGGTCCATGTCATCGCCTACCCGCCGCGGCATCCCCGGTACCAGGGGGAGGACGGGGAGTTGCCGCCGTACGTGGCGTTCGTGCACGGTGGACCGACGTCGCGGGTCGCGCCGTCGCTGAACCCCGTGTTCGCGTTCTTCACCAGCCGCGGCATCGGGGTCGTCGACGTGAACTACGGCGGGTCCACGGGTTACGGGCGCGAGTACCGCAACCGGCTGCGCGGCCAGTGGGGCGTCGTCGACGTCGAAGACGTGGTGACGGCGGTGACCGGCCTCGCCGACGCCGGCATGGCGGACCCGCGCAGGCTCGCGATCGAGGGCGGATCCGCCGGCGGGTGGACCGTCCTCGCGGCGCTGACGACGTCGGACGTGTTCGCCTGCGGTGCCTCGTACTTCGGTGTGGCGGAACTAGACGGCTTCGTGAAGGAGACGCACGATTTCGAATCCCGCTACATCGACGGCCTCATCGGCCCGCTGCCCGAGTCGGCCGACCTCTACGCGGAGCGGGCACCGCTGAACAACGTCGCCGGGTTGAATTGCCCGGTGTTACTACTGCAGGGGCTCGACGACCCGATCGTGCCGCCGTCGCAGGCAGAACGGTTCCGGGATGCGCTCGTGGAGAAGGGCATCCCGCACGCCTACCTCGAATACGAGGGGGAGTCGCACGGATTCCGGAAGCTCGCCACCCTGATCAGCTCCCGCAACGCCGAACTCTCCTTCTACGGTCAGGTTCTCGGCTTCGAGCCGCCGGACATCCCGCGCCTCGAACTCTGGCGACCCGAGTCGGCGTAG
- a CDS encoding MAB_1171c family putative transporter has protein sequence MYEPPTYVSWPLLALVWATTLLRLALVRSTVAERRMNAALVFASLSLVLQRSLAQHWLDLWFGHGFGNTLSNICIMLTAASLISLFSAWALGPARLPRIHTVSLSVCLVAGAILIALSTPARSRGVAVADEGGWLFAAYCITYATPILAVALLNLWISLKAVRSATAGHERRVFLAVIALSLFEVVDMGIVVTTGMVNAVSEDNVLTESHSDSGAFIRLLAVSAGALISVGPVARVLGHRRRSRRVTRRLQPMWRTLTGAVPEVVLELRPEDRRTLSARDRLDRMSVEIRDAIMILDRHVVFELGGLADSAPPVVTATRLHLACLARTAGHRPHGTGGTTHLFGTDVGGEPWELAQLADHWREAEHQAAALWARRLPQFGGPERPARVAAQV, from the coding sequence GTGTACGAACCGCCCACCTATGTGAGCTGGCCGCTCCTCGCCCTCGTCTGGGCGACGACCCTCCTCCGCCTGGCGCTCGTCCGGTCGACGGTCGCCGAACGCCGGATGAATGCCGCCCTCGTCTTCGCCTCCCTGTCCCTGGTGCTCCAGCGATCACTGGCGCAGCACTGGCTCGACCTCTGGTTCGGACACGGGTTCGGGAACACTCTGAGCAACATCTGCATCATGCTCACCGCGGCGTCGCTGATCAGCCTCTTCTCGGCGTGGGCGCTCGGCCCAGCGCGTCTTCCCCGCATTCACACCGTCTCGCTGTCGGTCTGCCTCGTGGCGGGGGCGATTCTGATCGCGCTGAGCACGCCCGCGCGGTCGCGGGGCGTCGCCGTCGCCGACGAGGGCGGCTGGCTCTTCGCGGCGTACTGCATCACCTACGCCACCCCGATCCTCGCCGTCGCCCTGCTCAACCTGTGGATCTCCCTGAAGGCGGTGCGCAGCGCAACCGCGGGACACGAACGCCGGGTGTTTCTCGCCGTCATCGCCCTGTCGCTGTTCGAGGTCGTCGACATGGGGATCGTCGTGACGACCGGCATGGTCAACGCGGTCAGTGAGGACAACGTCCTGACCGAATCGCACAGCGACTCAGGGGCATTCATCCGCCTGCTCGCCGTGTCGGCCGGCGCGCTCATCTCGGTGGGACCGGTGGCCCGGGTTCTCGGTCATCGGCGGCGGTCGCGGCGGGTCACGCGCCGACTGCAGCCGATGTGGCGGACCCTCACCGGCGCGGTGCCCGAGGTGGTGCTGGAACTGCGTCCGGAGGATCGCCGGACACTGTCCGCCCGCGACCGCCTGGACCGCATGAGCGTCGAGATCCGCGACGCGATCATGATCCTCGACCGGCACGTGGTGTTCGAACTCGGTGGGCTCGCCGACAGTGCGCCACCCGTGGTCACGGCGACCCGGCTGCATCTTGCGTGCCTGGCCCGGACCGCCGGTCACCGGCCGCACGGCACCGGCGGGACCACGCACCTGTTCGGCACCGACGTCGGCGGCGAACCGTGGGAGCTGGCGCAGCTGGCCGACCACTGGCGGGAGGCCGAGCACCAGGCGGCGGCGCTCTGGGCCCGGCGCCTGCCGCAGTTCGGTGGACCCGAGCGGCCGGCACGCGTCGCCGCTCAGGTCTGA
- a CDS encoding pyridoxal phosphate-dependent aminotransferase, whose amino-acid sequence MTLVSNPDHGHHRKPHRKLEQSTKLQNVLYEIRGPVHAHAARLEAEGHRILKLNIGNPAPFGFDAPDVIMRDMIAALPYAQGYSESKGILSARRAIVTRYELVAGFPELDVDDIYLGNGVSELITMTMQALLDNGDEVLIPAPDYPLWTAMTSLAGGTPVHYLCDEGNDWNPDIADIESKITDKTKALLVINPNNPTGAVYSMEVLQQLVDLARKHQLLLLADEIYDKILYDDAKHISLATLAPDLLCLTFNGLSKAYRVAGYRSGWVAITGPKEHAAGFLEGLDLLASTRLCPNVPGQHAIQVALGGHQSIEDLILPGGRLLEQRDVAWERLNMIPGVSCVKPKGALYAFPRLDPNVYEIYDDEKLVQDLLLQEKILMVQGTGFNWPDHDHLRIVTLPWARDLAVAIERFGNFLTSYKQ is encoded by the coding sequence ATGACGCTCGTGAGCAACCCAGACCACGGCCATCACCGCAAGCCGCACCGCAAGCTGGAGCAGTCCACCAAACTCCAGAACGTGCTCTACGAGATTCGTGGACCGGTACATGCCCACGCCGCCCGGCTGGAGGCGGAAGGCCACCGGATCCTCAAGCTCAACATCGGCAACCCCGCACCGTTCGGTTTCGACGCGCCCGACGTGATCATGCGCGACATGATCGCCGCGCTCCCGTACGCGCAGGGGTACTCCGAGTCCAAGGGCATCCTGTCGGCGCGGCGCGCGATCGTCACCCGCTACGAACTGGTCGCGGGATTCCCCGAACTCGACGTCGACGACATCTACCTGGGCAACGGCGTGTCCGAGCTCATCACGATGACGATGCAGGCGCTTCTCGACAACGGCGACGAGGTGCTCATCCCGGCGCCGGACTACCCGCTGTGGACCGCGATGACGAGCCTGGCCGGCGGCACCCCGGTGCATTACCTCTGCGACGAGGGCAACGACTGGAACCCGGACATCGCGGACATCGAGTCGAAGATCACGGACAAGACCAAGGCTCTCCTGGTCATCAACCCGAACAATCCGACGGGTGCGGTGTACTCGATGGAGGTGCTGCAGCAGCTCGTGGACCTGGCCCGCAAGCATCAGCTGCTGCTGCTCGCGGACGAGATCTACGACAAGATCCTCTACGACGACGCCAAGCACATCTCGCTCGCCACGCTGGCCCCGGATCTGCTGTGCCTGACGTTCAACGGTCTGTCGAAGGCATACCGGGTCGCGGGCTACCGGTCCGGCTGGGTCGCCATCACGGGCCCGAAGGAGCACGCCGCGGGATTCCTCGAGGGTCTCGACCTGCTGGCGTCGACGCGGCTGTGCCCGAACGTGCCCGGTCAGCACGCCATCCAGGTGGCGCTCGGCGGACACCAGAGCATCGAGGACCTGATCCTGCCGGGTGGGCGGCTGCTCGAGCAGCGGGACGTGGCCTGGGAACGCCTCAACATGATTCCGGGCGTCTCGTGCGTGAAGCCGAAGGGTGCGCTGTACGCGTTCCCCCGGCTCGATCCGAACGTGTACGAGATCTACGACGACGAGAAGCTGGTCCAGGACCTTCTGCTCCAGGAGAAGATCCTGATGGTGCAGGGCACCGGATTCAACTGGCCGGACCACGACCACCTCCGCATCGTGACGTTGCCGTGGGCGCGCGATCTCGCTGTCGCCATCGAGCGGTTCGGTAATTTCCTCACCAGCTACAAGCAGTAG
- a CDS encoding carotenoid oxygenase family protein, whose product MSAPVFPRPAPVDVAHHSHLSGIFAPQREEVDVRNLAVIGELPADLHGAYLRNGPNPRFDPIGSYVYPLDGDGMVHRVELSDGAARYTNRFVRTPMVEAEEKAGHVIWPGVTDLYTPTEDEVGPELAGTSRELPDINIVRHGGRLLAMAETTLPFRLDPADLSTLEREHCDGAMSVGSTAHPKLDPVTGEMVLFNYLLEPPYLTWSVVHPDGSVARTPTPVEGVDTPLMVHDMALTERYIVLMLCPLVFDVAAVMSGGSVLDWRPDDGTRIALIPRDGGPVRWSTHDAYWVWHFANAFDLPDGRVSVDYVEWTYPGGFAKAPAPSLGSLIRAVVDPGSGRMTREVVCDRDVEFPRVDDRELTRGHRTVATVGKLDRSQGRQDSLWFFDPARGTETHWDPGSVSVGEPIFMPGTDHEYWGMIGTDRVDMTSWFFVLTADDPGAGPIGKVRLPIRVPAGLHGAWLPAE is encoded by the coding sequence ATGTCAGCACCGGTATTTCCCCGTCCCGCACCCGTCGACGTCGCGCATCACAGCCACCTCAGCGGGATCTTCGCGCCGCAACGCGAGGAGGTGGACGTCCGGAATCTCGCGGTGATCGGCGAGTTGCCCGCCGATCTCCACGGCGCCTATCTGCGCAACGGTCCGAACCCGCGCTTCGACCCCATCGGCAGCTACGTCTATCCACTCGACGGCGACGGCATGGTCCACCGCGTCGAACTGTCGGACGGCGCCGCCCGCTACACCAACCGGTTCGTTCGAACCCCGATGGTGGAGGCGGAGGAGAAGGCCGGGCACGTCATCTGGCCCGGCGTCACCGACCTGTACACGCCGACCGAGGACGAGGTGGGGCCCGAACTGGCGGGCACATCGCGCGAGCTACCCGACATCAACATCGTCCGGCACGGCGGACGACTGCTCGCGATGGCCGAGACCACGCTGCCGTTCCGGCTCGACCCTGCCGACCTGAGCACGCTGGAGCGCGAGCACTGCGACGGGGCGATGAGTGTCGGGAGCACCGCGCACCCCAAGCTCGACCCGGTGACCGGGGAGATGGTGCTGTTCAACTACCTGCTCGAGCCCCCGTACCTGACGTGGTCGGTGGTGCACCCCGACGGTTCGGTGGCGCGGACGCCGACGCCCGTCGAGGGTGTGGACACACCGCTGATGGTCCACGACATGGCGCTCACCGAGCGCTACATCGTGCTCATGCTGTGCCCCCTGGTCTTCGACGTCGCCGCGGTGATGTCCGGCGGATCCGTACTGGACTGGCGGCCGGACGACGGCACGAGGATCGCGCTGATACCCCGCGACGGCGGTCCGGTGCGGTGGTCGACGCACGACGCGTACTGGGTGTGGCACTTCGCGAACGCGTTCGATCTACCCGACGGACGTGTGAGCGTCGACTACGTCGAATGGACGTATCCCGGTGGGTTCGCGAAGGCTCCGGCGCCGTCGCTCGGCTCCCTGATCCGCGCCGTCGTCGACCCAGGCAGCGGCCGGATGACGCGAGAGGTGGTGTGCGACCGCGACGTCGAGTTCCCACGGGTCGACGACCGCGAACTCACCCGCGGGCACCGCACGGTGGCCACCGTCGGCAAACTCGATCGCAGTCAGGGGCGGCAGGATTCGCTCTGGTTCTTCGACCCGGCCCGCGGCACCGAGACGCATTGGGATCCGGGGAGCGTGTCGGTGGGCGAGCCGATCTTCATGCCCGGCACCGACCACGAGTACTGGGGAATGATCGGCACCGACCGCGTCGACATGACGTCCTGGTTCTTCGTGCTCACCGCCGACGATCCCGGTGCCGGCCCGATCGGGAAGGTGCGGCTGCCGATTCGGGTTCCGGCGGGGCTTCACGGCGCGTGGCTGCCTGCGGAGTAG
- a CDS encoding helix-turn-helix domain-containing protein, with translation MVTSTRARFGQFVHKRRRLLNLTQDEVTAAGGPSDAAQTRAENGTGPDPSIETLRKLDVALRWAPGSAARTLDGGHPTPLEALDGDDRSHPTRPLTLGPSEIPLDLDTIIEILGPHTRITELSAAHPEVPGLAEAAGELSKVVSKITGAYVTRLLEVNGGPAGPRQPLVEFAFGHLLEVPSTVTDPREREEALYRRFLYGREEDLDAATRERFWRRWEDAVKLVATDDPDRSGDTEVNA, from the coding sequence ATGGTCACCAGCACCCGCGCGCGTTTCGGACAATTCGTCCACAAACGACGCCGTTTGCTGAACCTCACGCAGGACGAGGTCACCGCCGCGGGTGGTCCGTCCGACGCCGCGCAGACCCGGGCCGAGAACGGAACCGGCCCGGATCCGAGCATCGAAACCCTCCGCAAACTGGACGTCGCGCTCCGGTGGGCGCCGGGCAGCGCAGCGCGCACCCTCGACGGTGGGCATCCGACGCCGCTCGAGGCGCTGGACGGGGACGACCGGTCGCATCCCACGCGACCGCTGACCCTCGGGCCGTCGGAGATTCCGCTCGATCTGGACACGATCATCGAGATCCTCGGGCCGCACACCCGGATCACCGAACTCAGCGCGGCGCACCCCGAGGTACCGGGGCTGGCCGAGGCCGCGGGCGAACTGAGCAAGGTGGTCTCGAAGATCACCGGCGCGTACGTGACGCGGTTGCTGGAAGTCAATGGGGGTCCCGCCGGGCCCCGGCAGCCGCTGGTGGAATTCGCGTTCGGGCACCTGCTGGAGGTTCCGTCGACGGTCACCGATCCCCGCGAACGCGAGGAGGCGCTGTACCGCCGGTTCCTCTACGGCCGGGAGGAGGATCTCGACGCGGCCACCCGGGAACGGTTCTGGCGTCGATGGGAGGACGCGGTGAAACTCGTGGCCACCGACGATCCCGACCGCAGCGGAGACACGGAGGTGAACGCATGA
- a CDS encoding Hsp70 family protein — MSSVLGVSVGASAVRLARPDSVNRDGTGSRHLPDFLAQVVAAGPDRPEELAAESIGVVLAGTPGAGQVHATGVAYRDEAQAGAVQAAMARQQLVDYQLVTEASAALAFLDASGALADHRTLVFYDLGSSGLTVSVVDRATGDVVETTRTDTVSGDVFDGLIRDNQLENKRIDAPGDAAESLALDCRCREAKERLSTGGAVAVPGDGGLLLLSRDVFDGLIGVTVESSARLARDVIERSGRVPDAMVLVGGGARIPLVRSVLESWLGLPVIVPDHPELVAAQGAALLAQQVVPPVPVATVLPPHHTPAPVFEAGPSRRAPTAAVARSGAPSSIPSWLSAAAPPPSQQVAKLQIRGAALAGSALAVIAVIGLGLGYGGTLLGRTEGTSQPVTTQLVTEPPTVTEMATPSPTPLPPPPTSEAVEAPVQTASQIRIPDPVPAPPPPPAPLFPGLPQIQLPPLQLPELPRFPGT; from the coding sequence ATGAGTTCGGTTCTAGGTGTGTCGGTCGGTGCGAGCGCTGTGCGCTTGGCGCGACCCGACTCCGTGAACCGTGACGGCACCGGGAGCCGGCACCTTCCCGACTTCCTTGCCCAGGTCGTCGCCGCGGGTCCCGACCGGCCCGAGGAACTCGCCGCCGAATCGATCGGCGTCGTCCTCGCGGGCACGCCGGGCGCCGGGCAGGTGCACGCCACCGGCGTCGCCTACCGCGACGAAGCCCAGGCCGGCGCCGTGCAGGCGGCGATGGCTCGGCAGCAACTCGTCGACTACCAACTCGTCACGGAAGCCTCGGCGGCGCTGGCGTTCCTCGATGCGTCGGGCGCCCTCGCCGACCACCGGACGCTCGTCTTCTACGACCTCGGCAGCTCCGGCCTCACGGTGAGTGTCGTCGACCGGGCGACGGGCGACGTGGTGGAGACGACCCGCACCGACACGGTGAGTGGGGACGTCTTCGACGGATTGATCCGCGACAACCAGTTGGAGAACAAGCGCATCGACGCGCCGGGCGACGCTGCCGAGAGCCTCGCGCTCGACTGCCGCTGTCGTGAGGCGAAGGAGCGGCTGTCGACCGGTGGCGCCGTCGCGGTACCGGGCGACGGCGGGCTGCTGTTGCTCTCGCGGGACGTGTTCGACGGACTGATCGGTGTCACCGTCGAATCCTCGGCGCGCCTCGCCCGCGACGTGATCGAGAGAAGCGGACGAGTCCCGGATGCCATGGTTCTCGTCGGCGGCGGCGCCCGGATTCCGCTCGTGCGGTCGGTGCTCGAATCGTGGCTCGGGTTGCCCGTCATCGTTCCCGATCACCCCGAACTCGTTGCGGCACAGGGTGCTGCGCTGCTCGCGCAGCAGGTGGTTCCGCCCGTGCCCGTCGCGACGGTGCTCCCGCCGCATCACACGCCGGCGCCCGTGTTCGAGGCCGGGCCGTCACGCCGTGCTCCGACTGCGGCAGTCGCGCGCAGCGGTGCGCCGTCGAGCATTCCGTCCTGGCTGAGCGCTGCCGCGCCGCCACCGAGTCAGCAGGTCGCCAAACTCCAGATCCGGGGAGCCGCACTGGCGGGAAGTGCGCTCGCTGTCATCGCGGTGATCGGGCTCGGACTCGGGTACGGCGGCACCCTACTGGGGCGCACGGAGGGCACGTCCCAGCCCGTGACCACGCAACTCGTCACCGAGCCGCCCACCGTCACCGAGATGGCCACACCGTCACCGACGCCGCTCCCGCCGCCTCCGACGTCCGAGGCTGTCGAGGCACCCGTGCAGACGGCGTCCCAGATCCGGATTCCCGACCCGGTACCCGCGCCGCCACCGCCGCCGGCGCCTCTGTTCCCCGGTCTGCCGCAGATCCAGTTGCCGCCCCTCCAGCTGCCCGAACTCCCCAGGTTCCCGGGAACGTAG